The genome window cacacaacaacaacaacccaTATTGATTAAACACACCTCTACTGATGTGCTCTTCTTGTGTGGTCTTATCTCACACCTCTACAGACAAGACAGACAAATATTGGACTCTCTGCACAGGCAAGCAGTGATTGGTGCCTCACTGAATGTGGAAGCCTCTCGAGTGACTGAAATTACCGAAACAACTGAAATGAGCCTTGGAACTCGAAGGGACAGATTAGCAAATTCAGTCAATGGCAGTAAAAGGTTGTTCTGATCTCAGTCATGATCCAATCAGAGCAGTTTTAATTTGTGaatataatttgtaatttgtgaATCTCATCAAGTCGTAAACAGACAGATTCACCATCCGTATTACCGTTTTACATCTGTGTACTCAGGATCCTCATGCTGCGCACATTCCAGTGGCAAATGTTCATatgtacaaacatttttccatttatttgcattttcacttttctttccccctcctTCCAAAATGAGGTTTTTGCCAAGGCCAGGGCACCTCAAGAGTATTAACTGACTGGCTTCCACCGTCTCCAGTTCTAATTCCGCTGTCCTTCATTGACAGCAATCAATAACAGGACGTCGAACGTTGCACAAGTTCATGGGATTTGTGAAGACTTTTGTCACtcgttttaaattattttacattaatgttgtagcattaaaaaaattcattagaGCTTTCATCCAAGACCTTTATAGAAACTCATACTTCAAGGTATGTCTCCATTATTACAGTTTCATTGACTGAACAGATagtaaagcaaactgaaagcgGCCAAATGCTGGCAAATGTTACACATCATTTCAAGTTTCCAGTATAGTCTGTGCATCCTACAATAAATGAGCAGTTAAAGTCGTacagcaaattttaaaattgataAGAGGTTTTTACAGAGTGAAGTCCATGACTAAATGGAAAGAtgcatgtgatgtaaatgtaaactgagttGCAAAAAGACCTCCAGTCACATGAGTATGCATGCAAGACTGTAGAGTGCCAGCAGATCCCACAATGTAGTGCAtctcacattctctcacacagctGTTTGAGGTAATTTTCAAATGCACTTTCAGCTTATCATGCTGGACCAGATAAATTAAGATTTGGaccaattaaaaataacaagtaTTACCTGTGGATCTGGTGCACGAAAAATGGATACAGGGAGACCTAATAACAATGGACCACTGTTGATTACATCTCCACATTGTTGTGAGCTAACTCTGTCCTTCTGGTTAAAAACCTATATTATTCTGGTGACAGAATTCAGCTGTTATACTGGGAGAGATTTGTcaggggagtgtgtgtgtgtgtgtgtgtgtgtgtgtgtgtgtgtgtgtgtgtgtgcgcgcgcatgatTGTGTGAGAAGTCTGAACGTGATTTTGGACACCGAGAGATTCGGGTACAGCAGGCTACTCACATATCCTTGCAGGAGGTAAAGATGTCCTCCACCAGCTCAACGTCATTCAGCATCAGCGCCAGACGCAGTGCCTCTGGGTAGCGACCGAACTTGCGGAAGATGTTGAGGGCGCACTTGAGCAGTGCTATGTTCTCTGGCTCGGGGACATAGCTCACACAGCTGGAAGCCGCAGGGGCATTAAAGAGTTTTCTGGTTACCTGACACTTATCCTAAACAGATTACCccttttcacccatttacattttggGGAATATTTTTTACAGCAGTAGGAAAGAGTGGGGCTTGAACAAACAACCACTGGGTTACAAGTAAATATTCTTGCCTACAttgttacctgctgtgccaccttctgGATGAAATCAGCTGCACGTTCACTTAAGTTCGTCTGCTTGCTTGCAACTGTTGAATGGGCTCGGTTTTGGACTTGACGGTGGGCAGACACACTCACCTGGTCAGGTAGAGGCACACCTTGGCGTAGGCATTCTCGTCAATGTACTGCTCCAGCATGTCAAGGCGTTCGATCTCCATCAGCAGGTCGCAGGCTTCATGTTCTGCGTTGTGAGCCATGTTGTAGGGCACTATCTCCTTTACGAGCTTCAGCAGCACCTCCTGCTGGGCCTTGTCACTCTCCTCTACTTCCTGCCACTCCTTGGCCACCTCCCCTGCCAGGTGCCTGGTGCAGGAAGCAAAAGGCTGAAGATCAGCGCACTGCACAGTTAAACGTGTGCGTACGAGATACATTCTCCACGTGCAAGCCATGCGTACCTGACGTATTCGTGGCCCCAGGATGCCAGCTCCTCCTGCGACCCCAGCAGACGATACTTCAGGCACTCTCGGTCGCCGCTCATTGTCATGGCGAGCACCGACACCACATCTGCACAGAACCTCTGACCAGAGAAATGATGCAAAGGAGCAGTCAGAACCAGAAGGACAGAGCTTGAGCTCCCATCGCACCACAACAGGCACCAGTAACAGAGACACAAGGACACCAACTGCTGTGTGTTCCCTTAGGATGATGAGATGGCTAAGGTACCCCCACCTCCATTTTTAGAGGTCTGCAGGTAGAATCAGGAAGACAGGACTCTTTTCCTAGATGTTACTTCACCCTGCGGAGGGGTCACTTCTTTcaaatatgattaataattaaagTAGAAACAAGAAATGATATctgaagcagtaaaaaaaaaaaaaaaaaaaaaaaaaaaaagagcaccaCACAGTCCTTTATTTGCTTATTTCTAAGCTGTGCACAGCCCGTGACACTGCAGGCACAGACTCTAGAGGTTCTATCAAGGCAGTTCACCAGCTGAACTAACCCCAGCTCAAAGGTACCATCCAGCAGAGTAGATTACAGTACTGTGTATCCCAGGCACATCAGCACCACACAAACAGATGTTTTCATTCACATCCAGCACTGTGATCAAAAAGTGTTCTGACCTTGAATGTGATCACATCAGCCAGCTCATCTTACATACAAGTAATGGGTGGTGTACAGTTTGGAGCCACTTCTGTGCACCCAAAGGGCCCCCCATAACCCAaatggttcaaatcccaattcATTTTGTTGTGCCCATAAtcaatgtatttaccctgaaaatatacattaaaaattaccaagctgccTACATTTCTAAATTGTTATACACAGCTTGGCGTACAAACCTAAAATAGtaaattgctttaaagaaaagcttcacattaagtataaaaatattttgcagctCATAGAACTAAGTTAAGTTCAGCAGTTACTTTTATGGTTGGCACCCTTACTTTTAATTGTTGCTTGCAATGTGGTACTAAGGGTCATATTACTACTGTAACATTAttacttggattttttttaagccGATGCCTTTATGGGAAGCAATTTAGAATATCTGACCcacttatgcagctgggcattttaactggagcaattcaggctcaGTACGTGACAAGGGAGCTACAGCACGAATGGGCCAGTGCACCAACTGGTACTCCAACTTGTCTGACCTCACAGGAAGAAACACTATTTGCCTTTATGTATGTGTAACAACTTCTGTCAACGGAAAGGCACCGACACATTCTGTGTCTGATTTCGGCACTTTTCACGATGAAACAATGTTGAGAAAGGTGCGCTGGACCAGTTCCATGTCAGGGTAAATGTCTAATGGGACTGTCCACCGTAAGGACAATGGTGCTCACAGAGCTCTGGACACACCAGTGTACCACAGCAGGACTCACCTTGTTGTCCCCTGGCGCCATGCCCTCGTAGATCTCCTTCAGCTTGGTGTAGTGCGGACGCAGGAACTTGAGTGGCTTTGGCACCGACGTCATCGAGGTGGTGGAGGAACGGATGTGGCGTCGCAGCTCCTCCAAAGCGGGTCGATACAGGGAGGTGTCATCCTCCTGAGGCCCAGGGAGGGGCAGACATGGAGGAAGGCAGGGACTGTTAGTGGTCTCCCTAAGTTTTGCCCTGTGCACCAGTGCAGTGTGGACTTCCAGTGTTCCCACAGGCCAAAAAGGAATCTCCGCAGCGATACTCACACTCAGTCTCTCCACCATCATCTCAAGCTCCtcctgaagctgcttgtcttcTTCAGactgaacagaaaataaatgcagtaagTATATAGTACAGACTTTGTCCAAATGTGACTAGCAATCTCTGTGTAGCAGGTGAGTCTGCAAGTTAATGTGACAATGACCAGCTTGTCAGTTTCTCTCTCAATAAAGCAATTCACTGTATTTTACCTTATTTAAGTGCCTATTACACAGAGCCACTTTCAGAGAGACATCTGTCAAACAGAACAGTTCACACTCTTTCCACTTCTGACACGAGTGGGACGGTTGAGAAATGAGTTAAACATGATCACACATCTTCTCTCTCACACCCTGCGGCCCCAAGCTGAATGCACATAAACCATTACACAGTGCATTCACCAACTGTAATATGCAGACACACTGGTGCAGCTGATTAATAATGTTAGCTGTCtttgatcatcatcatgtagaTGCTACTGATCATTAGGTATCCACTGTGTTCATCATCATGCAGGTGCTAGTTGACACTACCAATATTAACTACCTAGATTATAATCCAGTGTTCATCATTCAGAAGCGAGTTATCCCTAACTACCCATTGATTATGTGTACTCGATGGGACAGCTGTCATCACGTACGTTGCCTTCGCTTCGATTTCGTTCttaggtcgcaggttcgaatcccaccacctCCAGCCCACTTGAGCAAagtttaccctgaactgccccagcaaaattacccaacaACTATGGATAAGTAactggaggaaagcgtcagctagcctaatgagtaaatgtacaggCGAGTGACTAGCCTAGTAGCTACAGCTAATGAGAACTGGTAGGCTGcacctgctggtggtggtggtggtgagtTAGCTGCTCACCGTAGCGTTACTTTTAGCTGCGGAAACACGTATTTATAGCTGAAGCAAAGGAATAGGAGAGCAATGAATGAGAATGTGGCTCGTCTAGCCTCCCATCGACATTtccaagagtgtgtgtgcggtATTTCGGACGCGTTGGACGCGCTGCTCGCACTCGGCCTGCTCCGCCgcctgtgtgtgtcacacagtgactcagtgaattcctcctcctgctgctgccgccgcttcAGCCGCACACGACGCGACGCGGCACAGCCTCtcaccagctcctgctcctctttcttttccttgtccttgtccttgtccttccCCGCGGGCTGCTGGCCCTTCTCCTCCATCTTTTCCGGCTGTTTCTTCTCCTTGTTTTTCGCCTCCTCCATGGTTGCAGCTCCGTCCGTCTCTCAGCGATAGCGAAATCGAGGCGCCGGCGGAGCCTACGGAACCCCTGAGGGGACAAACCTGTGAGATCACGCGCGCTCTACGGTAGCCGAGCGCAGACAAACTTCTTCAAAGTCCTCGCTATGTGAACTATGATTAAAACGATTATTTTTCAATTCCACAGaactttattgaataaaatcACTAATATCTTATTTTgtcacaaaaaattaatttgtggaaaaaacataGAGATActttatgaaataaaactaCTTTTAAAGTCTGCGAACATTGCTGGTGGTTcagaacattaatttaaaaagcttaatatgaataaaaaaagatacTTTTTTTGTAATGACACGTTTACACTTTTGCTTAAGGAAATTTTTACTACTAGTACTTTTAGTTGAGTATTTTTTTGAGTACGTGACCCAAATGTGATTACAGTATTGTTAGAttagaaattgttttaatttctatctcagccttctgccGCCTCAGAGCCTTCTGGACACAAGAACAAACAGAGTGTTTCGTTCCAAATTCTCCTCAAGTTTACTGTATGTTCACAAAGAATGATTATATACtatttgcagaacaaagaaataagttctcATTGATTGGCTTAGAAAGTGAGTCGAGGTCTAGGGACAAGACTAATAATATTAAACAACAGAAAACTGTAACTGGTTATACACGATAGGGAAGCTATACGGAGGATAATATCATGTGATATTTCAGTCGACTCCGTTCGCCCTTGagcacaaagagagaaaagtaaaaacaacaagaacTTCATTCTTGCACGCACATGATCTAACAGGTGACTGACGAGAAAGAAACCGACACATACGGGAACTTGCAGTATCCAGTACTTTACTTCAGTTCGCCTACAGTGTGTTTAGTTTACATTATTAGTTCATCCGACACATACTTGTGAGAAATAAACGGCTCTCGTGTCTTTCTCCACCTCTATttccctgtcctcctcctgttcttctggtgtgtgtgtgtcactactACGATACCACTGCACTAGCGCGCCGCGAGTCCGTCGGTCTTGAATGTGTGCGCATGCGTTCTGCGGAAGTCCACGTGTCGGTTCCCTCGCGCTGTCATAGGCAGCGGCTCCAGACGGCTCGCGCTCATCGTATCCAACATGGCGCAGGGAGAAGTGGTTCCGCCGCAGCCTCTCGCTTTTCAGCCGTATTTGGAGTCTCTCCTGGCGGAGCTGCGGGCTCAGGAGCCGGCCGTCGTGCTCGGGGTGGCGGTCGCCGTCGTCGTGGTCATTCTGACCATAGGTGGGTGTTTGGGGGAGGCCTGAGTGCTGTCGGGGGCTAAACGGGGGCCAGACTCTGAGGTGGGATAACTGTAACTTATTCTTAAactatttaaattatataaataaatggctGGCGTATAGGGTTCAGAACTTTTGGTGGGACTTCTCACATGACTTGGATAAGAAAGCTTAACTTGAGATGTGAGGAAGAACAGTGGCTCCTTGATGACagctgcgtgtgcgtgtgcgtgtgcgtgtgcgtgtgcgtgtgcgtgtgcgtgtgcgtgtgcgtgtgcgtgtgccaGTGTTTCTACACGCTTTCCTGGGCAAGAAGTCCACGAGGAGTGCGGTGCTGCTGATCGGACTGTGTGACTCCGGGAAAACGCTCCTCTTCAGCAGGGTACGTGTGTAATCGCCCTCTGAAAAAGTGTCACTTGCATTTTTTTCGTCTCATTTCACCACATAGATAGTCAGTTCTGCTATTAAATTGCtacatttctgtgaaacactGCTAATTGACATAacaaatttccatttctttggGAAAATGGGTTCAGGGACAGTGTTTATGAAATAGTCTCCTACTGACTTTTGACAGCACACCCAAAATTAGATTTGTTTGTAGGTTTTCCAGTGTCTGttgcaaataaataacaaagcaTATGAAATAAAGAATATGCAGTTTGTGACACTTATTGGATACTGTAGTAATGTAACATATCGCCAGCTGTCTGTCTtatctgtttgtctgtttgtcttatgtctttgttctgtgcaccatgtgagaagagctctctataaaaataaactgcattgAATTGTTTAGTTTCTgtcaaagcattttatttcatcCAGCTTCTGTTCCAGCACTGGACCTTTCTTACACCATCTCCACCGGGACCAGCAGAGCACTTCTTCACACTCGCATTGCTTTGGCCGGCTGTGTTTAACTGATGAAAATGAGTCCCAAAATGCAACAGATGCATAGTAtgaattagaattttttttcagcagaatttCCAGATCGCACTCACACATCTGTGTCCAgtgccctgtgttcctgttCTTCTTAGTTTCGTTATAGTCAGATCACGTCATGATGACAGGACAGGAACAGAACTTAACTGTAACCAGTTAGATCTGTATCAAAGCAGTAGGTAAACGCACATGCCTCTGTGGATGAATGAAGTATTCATTTGTTCGTTCGTTCCAGGAAAACCAACCACGTTCTCCACTCTCCTGTGCCGTACGTCTGGCACTCGCATTCTCTCCTGTCTCCACTTTGTTGTCATTATCGGTCACTTTCGGTGCTGTTTGCATTCACCTCAGTGTTTTCTCTCCAGCTTCTGTGTGGAAAGTACAAGAGAACTCAGACGTCCATCACGGAGAGTAGCGCCCTGTACAGGACGAAGGGTGACAGGGTAGGAGGACGAGCAACGCTTGTACGCTTCTCTGTGTTTGCAGGCTTTTCCTTGATCAGCTGTGAGTGATGATGTTTCTTTGACTTCAGGGAACTGCGTGGACTCTCTGTGACCTCCCCGGCCATGAAAGCCTGCGTCCACAGTACATTGAAAAGTTTAAATTGGCGGCACGGTAAGGCTTGGCCCTCCACGTGGGGACAAGGGACAGTGATGGATCAGAGAGGGGTTCTCCTCATTGAGGGAGGGAAGTTGCAGTGCCGCTGTCTGAATCGTTAACAATCCATGCACTACATCGGTCAGCAGTCACTCTGTagggagaaagtgtgtgtaaaggTGGTGCTGGGGGCTCATGCCCAGTTATCTCTTTGCAGGGCCATTGTGTTTGTGGTGGACAGTGCCATCTTCCAGAAGGAGGTGCGTGATGTGGCGGAGCTGCTGTACTCCCTGCTGACGGACACTGTGGTGGTGAAGAACGCTCCCGCGCTGCTGGTGGCTTGCAACAAGCAGGGTAGGACAGCCGGGGCCCTGTCTCGTGGGGCTAGGTGTGCCATATGCAAAAAGAAGAG of Scleropages formosus chromosome 10, fSclFor1.1, whole genome shotgun sequence contains these proteins:
- the srprb gene encoding signal recognition particle receptor subunit beta, whose amino-acid sequence is MAQGEVVPPQPLAFQPYLESLLAELRAQEPAVVLGVAVAVVVVILTIVFLHAFLGKKSTRSAVLLIGLCDSGKTLLFSRLLCGKYKRTQTSITESSALYRTKGDRGTAWTLCDLPGHESLRPQYIEKFKLAARAIVFVVDSAIFQKEVRDVAELLYSLLTDTVVVKNAPALLVACNKQDVTMAKSAKLIQQQLEKELNTLRVTRSAALSAQDGSPGGTTVHLGKKGKDFEFSQLPMRMEFVECSARGNKGEEGDADIADLETCLAKLA